In the genome of Cyanobacteriota bacterium, the window ACGATTCAATCTTGGACTGGCTTTACAAAGCAAGGTGCTCAAAATGTTATTGATCGATTTATAGAGTTAGGTATTCTGGAGATAAAAGATCAAAATGTAAGTTATGACAGATCCTTTATATACAGACGTTACGTTAATATTTTTAGCAATTAATCAATTGAGAGCCGATCTCTCACCTGAAAAGCTCTAAATTAACTGCGCACTTTCTGCCATTTGAGAGCTTTGCGGAATTTAGCCTTAAAAGCTCTCTTTATTGCAGCTCTCTAGTGTGTTTGTTTTTAAAGATCCCCGCTAAACGCGGGTAATTCGCTTGAAACCCAATCGGTGGAAGGGATACAGCTTTAATGGCGGACGGGGAGGGATTCGAACCCTCGGTAGCTTTCACTACGACAGTTTTCAAGACTGCTCCGATAAACCGCTCTGGCACCCGTCCACTCAGTATTGTACTGGATCAGGGGTTAAATGACCCCCTTAAATCAGATTCTTTAGCTAATTTTTTAGAAATTAAAGCAAATCTATTGATATATCTAGACATTCGGGCTTAATACCAGAGGTTAAATGACCCCTTTCGTTTGACAAGCAGCTTAGTTATCATTAAAGCCATGAGGTCGAAACACAAAATCAACTATGCTGATTCTGATAAATTCAAAGCTGAATTAACTAAATACTGTGGATTGGTATTAGCCACACCCTTTGCTGGGACCTGTTACATTTTTTAGCTAATGAAGCAGCAATGAATCTATTTTGGATTCACTGGAATACTTATTGCGCTATTTATGTTTGGCAGGATGATCTTCTTGTTTGAAGAAGATCCTAGCAAGCGTCCCAAAAATAACATAAAACATTCATTGCGAGTTTTATTCTTAGACGGACTGATTAAATAAATCCAAAAAAGCTTCTAAGAGATGAGCGATATATTACTAAGATTTATGTCTGAATATCAAAATGACATTATTGGATTCACTGGAATACTTATTGCGCTATTTATGTTTGGCAGGATGATCTTCTTGTCTGAAGAAGACCCACAAACACGACCAAAGAATAGTCTCAAATACGTCTTGAGAGTTGTATTCCTGGACGGTCTAATCAAATAAACAATAAATGTCCATTACCCACCAACTAAGCCTCTTGCTTAGCTGCTTTGCCTTGTCATCAAGCCTGGTTCAAGCTGCTTCACTACGAAGCTTCTCAAAACCAATTACTAAGCCAGTCAAACAAGTCAAAGCAAAACCAAGACGCCAAATAGAGAAAACTATTCACACAGCAAAAGCCACACTCGGCTCAGCAATATTGGTCGAACTGCCTTCTTATAAATCATTGACAAGAAAATTCACTAATGCTGAATTAGAATTCAGAGATCAAAAAGCACTCTCACTCTTATTAGAGGCTGCTATTCGCAAAGATCCTGAGCTTGTTAAAGCTCAAAAAGATAGTCAAAACTCATTTCGCTCTCGGACCAAAGAAATAGCAAATGACTATCTCAATGAACGTAGAAACCAAATTAAAATTGACTACCTGGAATTTGCAAACTACTATCAAGAGCGCTACCAACTTGATAACAAAACCCGCAAACTCAGTATCAGAGCCGCAGAGAGACTCCAGCTCGAATGCGGGCAAGAAGCAGTCTCGCAAACTGAACTATTAATCAAAGGAGGCAGGTAATGAGGCTACTGCTAATTCTATTGATACTCAACCTAAATCAAGTGCAAGCAACTAGTATTCCACTTAAGGTCGGTTACGGCAGATTCAGCCTCATTGATTTTGGTTCACTCATTAGCTCAGAACCTTTGCTTGTTGATAAAACCAAAGCCAGAGTTTATACAATCTCTGGGCTTGATGACGATGAAGCTAAAAGCATAATTGCAATTCAAGGACTCAGTAGAACAGGAGAGACCGATCTTACAGTAGACACCCAAGCAGGAATTTACCAAATTCAGCTCAGCCTAAATGACAATCAAGGAGAGGATCTTATGCTTGGCAAACAAAGCCGCTGCAAGATCATAGCCAAGCAATTCAAGCTTGCCAAATCAAGATCCACTATCGTTAAACTAAATTCTCATATCAATCAATATATACTTGCAGCAAACCCAGAGCTTGTAACTTATAACAATATCAAAGACTACTACGAGCCTGACTTCCTCAAGGTTTTTGCCTTAGTCAGCAAAGATCAAACAGGTACAACCGACATCGTCGTACCAAGCAGGACCGGAGTATATAAATTCAGCATAGAAATAACAGGAGAAAACAATGATCATAATTCTTTTATTGATTTTAGTTCAGTCAGCAGCCTTCGCTTATAATGACAGCGGATCTTTACTTGAACAACAACTAAAACCAGTCATCATCAATCCAATGACAGACACCAGTGTACAAACAGGTCGCAGCTATAATCAACACCCACAAGCAAGAGTACTGGCTCCCAAGATCAAGGGCTATCCTTTCTTGGACCAATTAGAATTTTTAATTTATCCAGGAAGAGATTTCAAACTAGAGAACCCAGGTAAACGGCTCGAGAGACTAGAAACTGCTATCTTTGGTGACAAACAAAAGGGACCAATTCCGGTGAGGCTAAGCCACTTGCAAGATGAAATCACCAGCTGGCAAATAGCTAACGCTCAAGCTATGGAGATTGTTAACTCGGATAAAAAGCAAGCACATGTATATGAGGAGAAGGGAGTGAAGAATAGGGATTCCCGCGAGACATCAATAAGCCATAGATCAAACATACAACAATCTCCTCGCTATTCCCTTGCTCCTCCTCCCTACTTCTCCCCGGCTCCGCTCCCAGTCAAGCACACAAGTGCTCGTAAACTCGACTATGACTATATGAACTACCGTATGACCACACCTTTGATTCAAAACATCGCCAAGAAAACCATCGATCTAATTTTCTAAAGGAGAAAACAATGTTGACAATACTACTGATACTCACAAGCCTGATCAACCCCGTCTGGGCTAATAATACAATCGTCATCAAACGCAAACAAGCTAAGAACAAAGCATTACTTGATTACAAATTTGTTTTTATGCAAGAACAAACTGCTTTCAAAGCAAGCCCCCAAACAGAAAAACGCCGTTCTCAGATAAGCTATCCTGCAACCACCAAGCTAACAGAAGCTTTTACTCACCCCCAGAAACTCACTCCAGAAATCATAGTTCACAAACAGCACACAAAAACAATACCCAGCAAAGCAGTGAATATCTATAATGAAGATAACTGGAATGACTTTGCTATCGAAAGCAATCTTGATGAACACTTAGGGGTACAAGCATGGATCATCAAGGAATAATAAGTATGTTCTAACTATTCACAAGACAGTCTTTAAATCTTTCTTCTTGTGTTTTAATCTGTTCTTTCATTGAGCCATCACACTTGTGTACTTTAAGGAAGTTCGCTGTACTTCTTGCCGCAATTGGAATACCACCAGTAATAACAATAGTTTCACCCTTCTCTATATAACCATCGCCAATCAGCCTATCTTCAATATTCATAATGGTTTGAGTTGTTCTATGAACTCTATCAAAATAGATAGGAGTCACTCCCCAAATAATCGAAAGGTAACGATAGGTATGCTCATAAGTAGTAGCTGCAATTAAATTAGCCTTGGGTCTCAATTTTGAAATACGTTGAATACTTCTACCAGAACAAGAAAACGCCACTATGTTTTTAATATGAGCAATCTTGGCAAAATTGTTAATCGACTGAGCGATTGCAATATAGTTTACTTCATCCTCAGTATAATCACCGTCGTGAATATCTCTTTGAGCAACTTGAATATCACCGCCAGTTTCAACTTCAAGAGCGACCTTGCGCATATAGTTGACAGCTTCAACAGGATAAGCTCCAGCAGCAGTTTCCCCAGAAAGCATCACGGCATCTGTACCATCAAGAATGGCATTGGCAACATCACTCACTTCAGCTCTAGTAGGAAACGGACTATTGATCATCGATTCCATCATTTGAGTTGCAGTAATCACAAACTTGCCACGAAGATTGGCATCACGAATAATTTTTTTCTGTAACAAAGGCACTTTCTCAGGCTCTAATTCAACCCCTAGATCTCCTCTAGCAACCATAACTCCATCTACTTCTTGAAGAATTTCATCAAGGTGTTCCATCGCCTGAGGTTTTTCAATCTTGGCAATCAGTTTGATTGGACATGCTGGCTTCTGAGCATTAACTAATTGTTTCAGCTCAATAATATCTGCCGCTTGTCTAACAAAAGACAATGCGATAAAATCAGCACCTACTTTAACGGCTTCTACAATATCTGCTCTATCTTTAGCAGTGATGGCAACAAGCCCCAATTGTTTGGACTCAGGTAAATTAACACCCTTGTTAGACTTCAGTATTCCGCCTACCATCACTCTAGTGATCACATCACTATCTTGAATAGAAACAACTTCTAATCTCAAAAGACCATCATCCAAAAGGATTCTCTGTCCTGGAGTCACTTCAGTAGGCAATTCTGGGTAGTTACGAATAAAAACTTTGCGAGGGTTAGCCTTATAATCAGCTGCCGACTCATCGACAGTCAATACGATAGTTTCATTAATAGAAATTTCAATTCCACCCTCAGGTAAAGTTCCAGTTCTAATTTTGGGACCTTGTAAGTCAACCAAAATTCCGATTGGTCTTTTGTATTCAATAGAAAGACGTCTAATAAGTTCGATTCTGTCTTTGCGATCTTGCCAATCTCCATGTGAGCAATTGATTCGAGCAACGCTCATACCTGCTTCGATCATATTGCGAATAGTAGCTTCATTGTCACTAGATGGTCCCAGTGTCGCTACAATTTTGGTAAGTGAGTTCTTCTTTGATGTTGTCATATATTTATCTCTGCGCTAAAACCCCTAGAATTGTGGCACGTCTTGCACCCGTTGAACTAGTAAGGTTATTCGGTATCTTATGATAACAGGTAAATGCTAGCAAGGAGAACAATATAGCTTCTTTGTATTGACAATTAATATTAAATTCACGATGAGACAAGAATTCTACGTCTGGATTCAATTGCTTAAGGTTTTCCATGATGAATTTATTACGCATCCCTCCGCCAGAAATATATACCTTCTTTAAATTATATTTTTGCAGCTCATTACTAATGGTCTTAGCAGTAAAGTAAGTCACAGTTGCCAAGATATTGTCTTTGTTACCAAGATCAAGAAATTTATCAGCATACTTCTCATCAAATAATTCACGCCCCGTAGATTTTGGGGCAGACTGATCAAAGTACGCTGTTTTAGAAATTAATTTATCAACAAAACTAACATCAACTTTACCAGTTGCTGCAATCTTGCCATCCTTATCAAAATCCATATGGAATAATTTTCTACTGAGTAAATCAATTAAGGTATTCGCCGGACCCGTATCATAAGCAATGGTATCTTGTCCAACCTGCATCACCGTAATATTGGCGATACCACCAAGATTGAGTGTCGCCCTTGACTCAGTCTGGCAGCGAATTACAATATGATCAAGATAGCTTGTTAAAGGTGCGCCGCAACCACCAGCTGCAATATCAGCAGACCTAAAATCAGCAGCAGTACTGATACCAGTAAGTTCGGCAACGATACTAGGATTACCCAATTGAAAGGTGCTCTTCTCACCATGAAAAATAGTTTGTCCATGCATGCCAATCAATTCTATTTTTTCAGTGATATCTTTTTGAAACTCTCGAACCAAAGCTGCAATAAACTGACTATAAAGGAAATTGAGATTAGAAATCTCTTCAAGGCTGCCTCTTTGCTTACCAATTAAGATCTCAACATCATGTTTTACCTGTGGATCAAATTGATAACTCTGTTCTTTGACAATACGATAGTTCTTGAGATCATTCAAATCCCAATCAACTAAGCTAAAGTCCACTCCATCGACGGAGGTACCTGTATTTACACCAAGAACGAGCATGCAAAAGATATTATAGCTTGCAAAGCAAGCCATAATATCGGCTTGTGTTCACTATCGTTCTCTGCTTGCGGCAGCAAAGCTGCCTGTTTGTGGTCGCTAACGCTCCTTGCAGCACAAGGCATTATGCTATTATTTTTGCCACTATTGAAAAATCAGTTGCTGACTTTTTAGATGCAGTAGATAAAATATTAAACCTCAGAACTGAACTAATAGATGCTGAAGTCAGCGCAGAAGATCCATATCTCAAAAAATTACTAAATGTATCAGGTCCAGTATTAGCCTTCATTAGTCAATTACACTATAGCCTCTTTCAAGAAAATAATCAAATCGAAGACCCTTTTATCCAAACTATAACAGCTTTGATAAAAAGAGTACAAGACCTTGGCACAAGGCTTTGGCCTCATGATGGGCAACCTACATAAATTTTCAAATCCTAGCAGCGAGTAAAACGAGCACAAACAGCCTACTTTAGTAGGCGCATGCAGGAGCTGCAGGCTCCACAAACAGGCAGCTTTGCTGCCATAAGTTACTAGGCAATTTCAAGGAAATTACTTAGTAATTTATGTCCATACTCACTCAAAATAGACTCTGGATGATATTGCACTCCAATCAAACTTGGATAATCTCTATGACTTAAAGCCATAACAATCCCATCAACCTCTGCTTCTAAAACAAGCTGTGGAGCAGCATCTAAACTAGCTCTATCAACCACAAGAGAGTGATAACGAGTCGCAATAAAGGTCTCTGGTATATCTTTAAAAATGGCATGAGTGCCCATATGAGTTATTTCACTAGTCTTGCCGTGCATTAATTCTGGAGCATGCACTACTTTAGCTCCATGCAGCTCGCCCATCGCTTGCATGCCAAGGCAAACTCCCAAAATAGGAATCTTACCCTTGAACTCACGGATAATCTCAAGACTAATTCCTGAGTCTTTAGGCTTGCCTGGACCAGGAGAAATAAGTATATGACTTGGCTTCACCTTTGCTACTTCATTAACAACTTGATCGATAGGATACTCATCGTTACGCCAAACGATAGTCTCAGCACCAAGCTCAGCGAAGTACTGGACGAGGTTGTAGACGAAGGAATCGTAGTTGTCGATCACTAGGACTTTTGGCATGAGACGATTGTAGCAGGTTCTACTTCACTGTGATCCTAACGTCCTTCACTTCGTTCAGTTCTCAGGATGACAGCCCGACTAACGACAATTTAGAGATGCGGTATTTGTTTGATTTAACAAGGCTTGCGAAGCCCCGCAGGGGCGTGTTCTCATGTGTTTACACACATGAGAACTCGCGTAACGATGTTAAATCACAAAAGACCCAGCTCTAAATTATGCGGTGGCTTTTTGTTTGCCAGTCTTAATCTCTTCAGCCACATTAGCAGGAACTTCTTCGTAAGCCAAGAACTCCATAGTAAATGTACCTTGACCTTTAGTTTTGTTACGAATATCAGTAGCATAACCAAACATATTTGCAAGAGGCACTACAGTAGCAACTTGTGAAAGTCCTTTGTCTGTTTCCATCTTATCAATACGTCCACGTCTTGCAGAGATATCACCGATAACATCACCCATAAATTCTTCAGGTACTTCAATATCTACTTTCATTACAGGCTCAAGAATTGCAGGACTTGCTTTTGCAACACCCTCTTTAAGCGCCATAGATCCAGCGATACCAAATGCCATCTCGTTCGAGTCAACATCATGGTAAGAACCATGCTTAAGCGTTGCTTGTACACCAAGTACTTCGTAACCAGCCAATACCCCACCTGCCATAGCTTCTTTGATACCTTTCTCAACAGCTGGAATATATTCTTTTGGAATAATACCACCAACAATCTTGTTGATAAATACAAGTGGAGGATGCTCTTCGCCATCTTCTTTCTTACCAATTGGAGCTGGTTCAAAATCAATAACAACGTGACCATATTGACCACGACCACCAGACTGCTTAGCATATTTCATATCAACAGTAGCAGGTTTGCGGATACTCTCTCTATAAGCTACTTGCGGCTTACCAACAGTAGCGTCTACTTGGAATTCACGCTTGAGTCTATCTACAAGAATTTCCAAGTGAAGCTCACCCATACCAGAAATAATTGTTTGACCAGTTTCGTGATCTACTTTCACTCTGAAGGTAGGATCCTCTTCAGCCAACTTGTGAAGCGCTGAAGATAGTTTCTCTTGGTCTACTTTAGTAGCTGGCTCAATAGCAACTGAAATAACCGGCTCAGGGATGTGAAGTGACTCAAGAATAACTTGATTCTTCTCATCACAGATAGTATCTCCAGTAGTTGTATCTTTAAAACCAACAACCGCACAAATATCACCAGCACGAATATCTTCAATCTCTTGTCTATCATCAGACTGAAGCTTGATCAAACGTGACACACGTTCTTTGCCGCGTCTGCTTGCGTTATAAACGTAAGAACCAGAATTGATTACACCAGAATACATTCTAATAAAAGTAAGACGTCCAACAAACGGGTCAGTCATTACTTTAAATGCAAGAGCAGCCATTGGTTTATTGTCATCACATTCACGAGTAACTTCATTATCGTTCAGATCCAAACCTTTAATAGCTTCTACTTCAAGAGGATTAGGTAAATAATCAATAACAGCGTCAAGTAATTTTTGAACACCTTTATTTTTAAAAGCTGAACCACAAAGAACAGGAATCACTTGCAATTTAGCAACTGCATTATGAAGTCCTGTTTTAAGTTCTTCAACAGTAAACGCCTCTTCACCTTCTTCCAGATATTTATTCATCATCGCATCATCGTTTTCTGCAATTGACTCAATTAATTCTGTTCTCAATACTGCACACTCATCAGCAATATCAGCAGGGAAACCATCTGTTATTTCAATATCAGATCCAACATCATCTTTATGGACATATGTTTTTTTCTCAAGCAAATCTGCAATACCTTTGAATTGATCTTCAGAACCAATAGGATACTGTAGTGGTCTGGCATTCACACGAACCTCTTTCTGTAGTTGTTTAACAACTCTAAAGAAATCAGCACCTTGTCTATCCATTTTGTTTACAAAAACGAGACGTGGAACTTTATATCTATCAGCTTGTCTCCAAACTGTTTTAGTTTGGGGTTGAACACCACCAACTGAACACAAACAAATAATCACACCATCAAGCACACGCATAGAACGTTCAACTTCAATCGTAAAGTCAACGTGACCCGGAGTATCAATTAGATTAATAAATTTGCCTTTCCATTCTGTTGAAATTGCCGCTGCAGTAATCGTAATACCACGCTCTTTCTCTTGTTCCATCCAGTCAGTAACTGATGTACCTTCATGAACTTCACCAATTTTGTGAATCTTGCCCGAGAAGAATAAAACTCTCTCAGTTGTAGTAGTTTTACCAGCATCAATGTGCGCAGCAATCCCAATATTTCTATAATCTTCGTACTTAATTTTACGTGCCATTTTATTATCCTTTAGATCTAACGTTTATTCCAGCGCGCAGAGCGCTAGATGACGTCTATATCTATATATTCTAGGTCTTTATGGAAGCGAGAAACAATAAGTCATATACATATTAATGTTTTATTCTGATTGTCTTCCTCCAGACCCTGGTATCTGTCGCTCAATCTACGTATCGACTTGTCTTTGCACGTGTTGATCTTCTAGACAAGCAAGTATCATCTGTACTTGCTGAGCTAATTAAGCCCCGAAAAGTGACTTAATCCAAGCCCAAGTTCGTCCTAATATACCCGTCTGGCTAGTCGGGCGAATTTGAATTGGCACAGGCTGTTCTTGATGTGGAACCAATCCAGCAGACAGTCTCAGCATATCAACAGCCATATTTTCAAGTCCTTCAGAGCCATGCAAAGCATGCGAGAAGAGATGAAGTTCAGGATTTATAACCAACAACGGCCTCATAAATGCTTCCCTCATTGATTTCAATCTATCCAAACTATCGATAACATGATTTCCAGCAATTGCCAATAGTTTCATCTGCTGGATTTCACTCTTGTATGTTCTTGCAATCAGTTCACCTTGCCTAGCAAACAAATTCAGTATCAACATATGCGTAAATTTGTCGACACCGCCATAATCAGCACTAGCAAAATCAACTACTTGTTTATTAGTAGGAATCACAAATTCTGCAGTTGCCTTTCCTGATTCAAAAGCCTTGTAGAGTTTACTTGCCTTGATATCTTCTACTGTAATATGAGCGTCTAGTTTATATTTTTCAGCTGCATCATTATAGTAAATCGCAAGTCTTTGTAAATAGTCATCTCGTTCTTTGGG includes:
- the pyk gene encoding pyruvate kinase: MTTSKKNSLTKIVATLGPSSDNEATIRNMIEAGMSVARINCSHGDWQDRKDRIELIRRLSIEYKRPIGILVDLQGPKIRTGTLPEGGIEISINETIVLTVDESAADYKANPRKVFIRNYPELPTEVTPGQRILLDDGLLRLEVVSIQDSDVITRVMVGGILKSNKGVNLPESKQLGLVAITAKDRADIVEAVKVGADFIALSFVRQAADIIELKQLVNAQKPACPIKLIAKIEKPQAMEHLDEILQEVDGVMVARGDLGVELEPEKVPLLQKKIIRDANLRGKFVITATQMMESMINSPFPTRAEVSDVANAILDGTDAVMLSGETAAGAYPVEAVNYMRKVALEVETGGDIQVAQRDIHDGDYTEDEVNYIAIAQSINNFAKIAHIKNIVAFSCSGRSIQRISKLRPKANLIAATTYEHTYRYLSIIWGVTPIYFDRVHRTTQTIMNIEDRLIGDGYIEKGETIVITGGIPIAARSTANFLKVHKCDGSMKEQIKTQEERFKDCLVNS
- a CDS encoding anhydro-N-acetylmuramic acid kinase translates to MLVLGVNTGTSVDGVDFSLVDWDLNDLKNYRIVKEQSYQFDPQVKHDVEILIGKQRGSLEEISNLNFLYSQFIAALVREFQKDITEKIELIGMHGQTIFHGEKSTFQLGNPSIVAELTGISTAADFRSADIAAGGCGAPLTSYLDHIVIRCQTESRATLNLGGIANITVMQVGQDTIAYDTGPANTLIDLLSRKLFHMDFDKDGKIAATGKVDVSFVDKLISKTAYFDQSAPKSTGRELFDEKYADKFLDLGNKDNILATVTYFTAKTISNELQKYNLKKVYISGGGMRNKFIMENLKQLNPDVEFLSHREFNINCQYKEAILFSLLAFTCYHKIPNNLTSSTGARRATILGVLAQR
- a CDS encoding aminodeoxychorismate/anthranilate synthase component II, producing the protein MPKVLVIDNYDSFVYNLVQYFAELGAETIVWRNDEYPIDQVVNEVAKVKPSHILISPGPGKPKDSGISLEIIREFKGKIPILGVCLGMQAMGELHGAKVVHAPELMHGKTSEITHMGTHAIFKDIPETFIATRYHSLVVDRASLDAAPQLVLEAEVDGIVMALSHRDYPSLIGVQYHPESILSEYGHKLLSNFLEIA
- the fusA gene encoding elongation factor G yields the protein MARKIKYEDYRNIGIAAHIDAGKTTTTERVLFFSGKIHKIGEVHEGTSVTDWMEQEKERGITITAAAISTEWKGKFINLIDTPGHVDFTIEVERSMRVLDGVIICLCSVGGVQPQTKTVWRQADRYKVPRLVFVNKMDRQGADFFRVVKQLQKEVRVNARPLQYPIGSEDQFKGIADLLEKKTYVHKDDVGSDIEITDGFPADIADECAVLRTELIESIAENDDAMMNKYLEEGEEAFTVEELKTGLHNAVAKLQVIPVLCGSAFKNKGVQKLLDAVIDYLPNPLEVEAIKGLDLNDNEVTRECDDNKPMAALAFKVMTDPFVGRLTFIRMYSGVINSGSYVYNASRRGKERVSRLIKLQSDDRQEIEDIRAGDICAVVGFKDTTTGDTICDEKNQVILESLHIPEPVISVAIEPATKVDQEKLSSALHKLAEEDPTFRVKVDHETGQTIISGMGELHLEILVDRLKREFQVDATVGKPQVAYRESIRKPATVDMKYAKQSGGRGQYGHVVIDFEPAPIGKKEDGEEHPPLVFINKIVGGIIPKEYIPAVEKGIKEAMAGGVLAGYEVLGVQATLKHGSYHDVDSNEMAFGIAGSMALKEGVAKASPAILEPVMKVDIEVPEEFMGDVIGDISARRGRIDKMETDKGLSQVATVVPLANMFGYATDIRNKTKGQGTFTMEFLAYEEVPANVAEEIKTGKQKATA